A single region of the Cyclopterus lumpus isolate fCycLum1 chromosome 16, fCycLum1.pri, whole genome shotgun sequence genome encodes:
- the LOC117745053 gene encoding protein MTSS 1-like isoform X8, with product MEEWKRGVNTLDKDHAKEYKRARQEIKKKSSDTLKLQKKAKKVDLDLFFLCLSPVVLMPSSSLCSTAADNLGRGDIQPQLHSAMQDVSDKYILLEETEKLALRKALIEDRQRFCCFVAMLRPVVDEEISMLGEVTHLQAISDDLKALTSDPHKLPPASEQVILDLKGSDYGWSYQTPPSSPSTTMSRKSSMCSSLNSVNSSDSRGSSGSHSHSPSSSSSSSSSHHLFHHHHPCQRYRSSTLPQQAPVRLSSISSHDSGFISSSHDQYTLSKSSSPMAAETKPCPSSSSSEVSETGQLHSDCSSPSPLAAASAPQHTTDQSSDGFDHYSPANSPYLHTNGGSLGSGSGTAFPFFPPSSSSYTTSSSSCPTRSWSRPASALLPDQPHNGTLGSPMVPSSRVPSWKDWAKPGPYDQPMVNTLRRKKDKEMPAVRDSNGSASNDSSRSSVPTSAPALAALQTSASVQEKNRTVAAPLKAGDIEAHEELALALSRGLELDTQRSSRDSIQCSSGYSTQTNTPCCSEDTIPSQVSDYDYFSMAGDQEPEQQHSDFDKSSTIPRNSDISQSYRLMFQSKRPASTAGLPSTQTPYHGQGAYSAGPYPPTPVHTGAYPSASPGTFSGQGYFSGSSTHNASGSYSTGHGPVIVTPGVATIRRTPSSKPSTRRSGSVVGTGPIPIRTPVVPVKPPTVPNMCGAVNGSRSVEEVGGGRRGGEISNSPTFAGREDAGTLPVMSWSGQATTNPPTVLLPNQQHLHSEMGQEGAGEEAGEELEGNMLLAIRKGVKLKRTLTNDRSAPRIP from the exons GTCGTGGTGATATCCAACCCCAGTTGCACAGTGCCATGCAGGATGTCAGTGATAAATACATTCTGctggaagagacagagaaactgGCCCTGAGGAAGGCTCTTATAGAGGACCGACAGAGGTTCTGCTGTTTCGTGGCCATGCTGCGGCCTGTAGTG GATGAGGAGATTTCTATGTTGGGAGAGGTCACTCATCTCCAGGCTATCTCTGATGACCTCAAagccctgacctctgacccgcACAAGCTTCCCCCTGCTAGTGAACAG GTGATCTTGGACCTCAAAGGCTCAGACTATGGTTGGTCATATCAAACGCCACCCTCATCCCCCAGTACCACTATGTCCCGGAAGTCTAGCATGTGCAG TAGTCTGAACAGCGTTAACAGTAGTGACTCCAGGGGATCCAGTGGCTCTCACTCTcattctccttcctcctcttcttcctcctcttcctcacaccACCTCTtccaccaccatcacccctGCCAACGGTACCGTAGCTCCACGCTACCCCAGCAGGCCCCAGTCCGGCTCTCGAGCATCTCCTCCCACGACTCGGGCTTCATTTCTTCATCACACGACCAATACACATTGTCCAAATCATCCTCGCCCATGGCAGCTGAAACGAAG CCATGTCCCAGTTCCAGCTCCTCTGAGGTATCAGAAACTGGGCAGCTCCACAGTGACTGCAGCTCCCCCTCTCCTCTAGCTGCTGCTAGTGCACCTCAGCACACTACTGACCAG tcGTCCGATGGCTTTGACCACTACAGTCCGGCCAATTCCCCTTACTTGCATACCAACGGAGGGAGTTTGGGGTCAGGGTCAGGCACTGCctttcccttcttccctccttcctcctcatcctacaccacctcctcctcctcgtgccCCACTCGTTCATGGTCACGTCCTGCCTCTGCCTTGCTGCCTGACCAACCTCACAACGGCACGTTGGGATCCCCCATGGTGCCTTCATCACGGGTCCCCAGCTGGAAG GACTGGGCTAAACCAGGCCCTTATGACCAGCCCATGGTCAACAcactgaggaggaagaaagacaaGGAGATGCCAGCTGTAAGGGACAGTAATGGTAGTGCGAGTAATGACAGCAGCCGTTCCTCAGTCCCGACCTCAGCGCCGGCCCTGGCTGCACTACAAACATCAGCATCGGTGCAGGAGAAGAACAGAACCGTGGCTGCACCTCTCAAG GCTGGTGATATTGAGGCCCATGAGGAATTGGCTCTGGCCTTATCCAGAGGTCTAGAGCTAGACACCCAGAGGTCCAGTAGGGACTCCATCCAGTGTTCCAGTGGCTACAGCACCCAGACCAACACACCCTGCTGCTCCGAAGACACAATACCATCACAAG TATCAGACTATGACTATTTCTCAATGGCCGGGGATCAGGAGCCTGAGCAGCAGCATTCTGACTTTGACAAGTCTTCCACCATCCCTAGAAACAGTGACATCAGTCAGTCCTACAGACTCATGTTCCAGAGCAAACGGCCGGCCTCCACAGCCGGCCTGCCCAGCACACAGACTCCTTACCATGGACAGGGGGCCTACTCTGCAGGGCCCTATCCCCCCACACCGGTCCACACTGGGGCTTATCCTTCAGCCTCCCCAG GAACATTTTCAGGTCAGGGATATTTTTCTGGATCCAGCACCCACAATGCCTCTGGCTCGTATTCTACAGGCCACGGTCCTGTTATCGTCACCCCTGGGGTTGCCACAATCCGCCGCACCCCCTCTTCAAAACCCTCCACCCGTCGGTCAGGCTCAGTTGTGGGAACGGGCCCCATTCCTATTCGTACGCCTGTCGTCCCAGTAAAACCCCCGACAGTACCCAATATGTGCGGAGCAGTAAATGGGAGCAGGAGTGTagaagaggtgggaggaggaaggagaggaggagaaatctCAAATTCTCCAACATTTGCAGGAAGGGAGGATGCTGGCACGCTGCCTGTGATGTCCTGGAGTGGTCAGGCTACAACCAATCCTCCCACTGTACTCCTACCCAACCAGCAGCACCTGCACAGTGAGATGGGGCAGGAAGGAGCAGGTGAGGAGGCAGGAGAAGAGTTAGAAGGCAACATGCTACTGGCCATCCGCAAGGGGGTCAAGCTCAAGAGAACCCTCACCAACGACCGCTCCGCACCACGCATCCCATGa